The Deltaproteobacteria bacterium genome window below encodes:
- a CDS encoding TonB-dependent receptor — protein MLARACTLVAAVVAGTGAVASPVRAAGPAGDASPADDPRARVVPPEPLSEVVIEYPTALAEREPPPRGEVVVRFVVGVDGVPFELSIEQSLVPELDALALEAVGRLRFRPASLDGAPVEIATRLAIPFEPPAPATPDPVTDPVDDADTPPDAGDAGVAGDAAITGDDASAGALRLRGAVLEAGQRTPVEGATIVVVPAPDGTPEGRVKKRSYADPAAPPWQVTRRSDQDGSFTIRGTPATLVRVVVLAPGFERIEYVERLTEGESLEVKYYLQRLPSNPYRTVVRSIREEREEVARRTITPAEIGNLPGTQGDALKAIQNFPGVARAPFGLGLLAIRGTGPNDSAVFIGHHEVPLLYHFGGLTSVFNADILERIDFVPGNFDSRYGDVLGGIIDVQPRKGRRDGYHGYIDSDIFDSGFLVEGKLGKGSFAVAARRSYIDLLLPRVIPDDAGINLTLAPRYWDDQILFDYPLGGGEFSVRVFGSSDKLKLVAADPNDVSTDDRDRFETSQYFHRVDLVYRKKKGPWEFLITPSYRYDTLQFGISDVFQFDLGVHNLTLRSELTHQASKGVKWRVGTELRSGRFTATVDAPPVAALMSGDTGAQLQSSQTGWLVIPAVYSTVDLTPGDRVTLSPGVRVSYFGGIYSRASVEPRLRGAVQVADKTVLKAGVGMFTQAAQPVEASKVFGNPRVGLERAVQTSLGVSQQLPYAISIDATGFFTYLYDEIAPSTAVVRRPDGSIGPETFANSQTGRTYGLEILARKQLTGSVFGWVAYTLNRSERRAAPSEPMLLADFDQTHILTLVGVWRLPRNWQIGGRFRLVSGNPYTPTIGAVYDASQGSYLPIDGRRNSSRLPAFHQLDIRIDKTWVWRRVKLSLYLDVQNVYNHQNTEFLNQSYDFTTQVPIAGLPIIPSLGTKLEF, from the coding sequence ATGCTCGCGCGTGCATGCACCCTCGTGGCTGCGGTCGTGGCCGGCACCGGCGCGGTGGCGAGCCCGGTCCGCGCGGCCGGTCCCGCTGGCGATGCGAGCCCGGCCGACGACCCGCGCGCCCGCGTGGTCCCGCCCGAACCACTGAGCGAGGTCGTGATCGAGTACCCCACCGCGCTGGCCGAGCGCGAACCGCCGCCGCGGGGCGAGGTGGTCGTGCGCTTCGTGGTCGGCGTCGATGGCGTGCCGTTCGAGCTCTCGATCGAGCAGTCGCTCGTGCCCGAGCTCGACGCGCTCGCGCTCGAGGCGGTCGGCCGCCTGCGGTTTCGTCCCGCGAGCCTCGACGGCGCGCCGGTCGAGATCGCGACGCGGCTGGCGATCCCCTTCGAACCACCCGCACCCGCCACGCCCGACCCGGTGACCGATCCCGTCGACGACGCCGACACGCCGCCGGACGCCGGCGACGCGGGGGTGGCCGGCGACGCGGCGATCACCGGCGACGACGCGAGCGCCGGCGCGCTGCGCCTGCGCGGCGCGGTGCTCGAGGCCGGTCAACGCACCCCCGTGGAGGGCGCCACCATCGTGGTCGTGCCCGCGCCCGACGGAACCCCGGAGGGCCGCGTCAAGAAGCGCAGCTACGCCGACCCGGCCGCACCGCCGTGGCAGGTCACGCGGCGCTCCGACCAGGATGGCAGCTTCACCATCCGCGGCACGCCAGCGACGCTGGTGCGCGTGGTCGTGCTCGCGCCCGGCTTCGAGCGCATCGAGTACGTCGAGCGCCTCACCGAGGGCGAGAGCCTCGAGGTCAAGTACTACCTGCAGCGACTGCCCAGCAATCCGTACCGCACCGTCGTGCGATCGATCCGCGAGGAGCGCGAAGAGGTCGCGCGCCGCACCATCACGCCGGCCGAGATCGGCAACCTACCCGGTACCCAGGGCGACGCGCTCAAGGCGATCCAGAACTTCCCCGGGGTCGCCCGGGCGCCGTTCGGCCTCGGCCTGCTGGCGATCCGCGGCACCGGCCCCAACGACTCGGCGGTGTTCATCGGTCACCACGAGGTGCCACTGCTCTACCACTTCGGTGGGCTCACCTCGGTGTTCAACGCCGACATCCTCGAGCGCATCGACTTCGTGCCCGGCAACTTCGACAGCCGCTACGGCGACGTGCTCGGCGGCATCATCGACGTGCAGCCGCGCAAGGGTCGACGCGACGGCTACCACGGCTACATCGACAGCGACATCTTCGACAGCGGCTTCCTGGTCGAGGGCAAGCTCGGCAAGGGCTCGTTCGCGGTCGCGGCCCGGCGCAGCTACATCGACCTGCTGCTGCCGCGGGTCATCCCCGACGACGCTGGCATCAACCTCACGCTCGCGCCGCGCTACTGGGACGACCAGATCCTCTTCGACTACCCGCTGGGCGGTGGCGAGTTCTCGGTGCGGGTGTTCGGCTCGAGCGACAAGCTGAAGCTGGTCGCGGCCGATCCCAACGACGTCAGCACCGACGATCGCGATCGCTTCGAGACCTCGCAGTACTTCCACCGCGTCGATCTGGTCTACCGCAAGAAGAAGGGCCCCTGGGAGTTCCTCATCACGCCGTCGTACCGCTACGACACGCTGCAATTCGGCATCTCGGACGTGTTCCAGTTCGACCTCGGCGTGCACAACCTGACGCTGCGCTCGGAGCTCACCCATCAGGCCAGCAAGGGCGTGAAGTGGCGCGTGGGCACCGAGCTGCGCTCGGGTCGCTTCACCGCGACCGTCGACGCGCCGCCGGTCGCAGCGCTGATGAGCGGTGACACCGGCGCGCAGCTGCAATCGAGCCAGACCGGCTGGCTGGTGATCCCCGCGGTCTACTCGACCGTCGACCTCACGCCGGGCGATCGCGTGACGCTGTCACCGGGGGTGCGCGTGAGCTACTTCGGCGGCATCTACTCGCGCGCGTCGGTCGAGCCGCGCCTGCGCGGCGCGGTGCAGGTGGCCGACAAGACCGTGCTCAAGGCCGGCGTCGGCATGTTCACGCAGGCGGCCCAGCCGGTCGAGGCCAGCAAGGTCTTCGGCAACCCGCGGGTCGGGCTCGAGCGCGCGGTGCAGACCAGCCTCGGGGTCTCGCAGCAGCTGCCCTACGCCATCAGCATCGACGCGACCGGCTTCTTCACCTACCTCTACGACGAGATTGCGCCGTCGACCGCGGTGGTGCGGCGTCCCGATGGTTCGATCGGCCCGGAGACCTTCGCGAACAGCCAGACCGGTCGCACCTACGGCCTCGAGATCCTCGCGCGCAAGCAGCTGACCGGCAGCGTGTTCGGCTGGGTCGCGTACACCCTCAACCGCAGCGAGCGCCGCGCCGCGCCGTCGGAACCGATGCTGCTGGCGGACTTCGATCAGACCCACATCCTCACGCTCGTCGGGGTGTGGAGGCTGCCGCGCAACTGGCAGATCGGCGGCCGCTTCCGCCTGGTCTCGGGCAACCCGTACACGCCGACCATCGGCGCCGTCTACGACGCCTCGCAGGGCTCGTACCTGCCGATCGACGGCCGCCGCAACTCGTCGCGCCTGCCCGCGTTCCACCAGCTCGACATCCGCATCGACAAGACCTGGGTGTGGCGGCGCGTGAAGCTGTCGCTGTACCTCGACGTGCAGAACGTCTACAACCATCAGAACACCGAGTTCCTCAACCAGTCGTACGACTTCACCACGCAGGTGCCGATCGCGGGCCTGCCGATCATCCCCTCGCTGGGCACCAAGCTCGAGTTCTGA
- a CDS encoding peptidase M15, producing the protein MSRVVAWSLLAIAVACGGEPPPASATTSAASTVMPAGSSTSASPEPPTAPATARRPARPPEPAVPQLRPPPPGLADLREAVPAARFAIGYATADNFTAAPLPGYGAPGAWAHPALAAALAEVDAVLLREGLGLLIYDAYRPRRATAAMVAWARRSGRTDLLDDGYIAARSQHNRGLAIDVTLVERPTGTPLAMGTAWDTFSRDSATFAVQGEARRNRERLRAAMIAVGLRPHDGEWWHFALPHADAPVLDVAYAP; encoded by the coding sequence ATGAGTCGCGTCGTCGCGTGGTCGCTGCTGGCGATCGCGGTCGCCTGCGGCGGCGAGCCGCCGCCGGCCTCGGCGACGACCTCCGCCGCATCGACGGTGATGCCCGCGGGGTCGTCGACCTCGGCGTCACCCGAACCGCCGACGGCGCCCGCGACCGCACGGCGACCCGCCCGTCCGCCCGAGCCGGCGGTGCCGCAGCTGCGCCCGCCGCCGCCGGGCCTGGCCGATCTGCGCGAGGCCGTGCCGGCCGCCCGCTTCGCCATCGGCTACGCCACGGCCGACAACTTCACTGCCGCGCCGCTGCCCGGCTACGGGGCACCCGGCGCGTGGGCCCACCCCGCGCTCGCAGCGGCACTGGCCGAGGTCGACGCCGTGCTGCTCCGCGAAGGCCTGGGGCTCTTGATCTACGACGCCTACCGCCCGCGGCGCGCGACCGCGGCGATGGTGGCATGGGCGCGACGCAGCGGCCGCACCGATCTGCTCGATGACGGCTACATCGCGGCGCGATCCCAGCACAACCGCGGGCTCGCGATCGACGTCACGTTGGTCGAGCGTCCGACCGGCACGCCGCTGGCGATGGGCACGGCGTGGGACACGTTCTCGCGCGACAGCGCCACCTTCGCGGTGCAGGGCGAGGCGCGACGCAACCGCGAGCGACTGCGGGCCGCGATGATCGCCGTCGGCCTGCGCCCGCACGACGGCGAGTGGTGGCATTTCGCGCTGCCGCATGCCGACGCGCCGGTGCTCGACGTCGCCTACGCGCCTTGA
- a CDS encoding efflux RND transporter permease subunit, producing MTLSELGVRRPVLAVVTAIALLVFGAVALALLGVREYPAVDPPVVTVRTTYAGAAAQTVDTTITEPIEQALGGVAGIRTISSSSRDGISDIRVEFELDYDIAEGANDVRDKVGLARRNLPPDVDPPVVEKADADASPIIFITLSSESASILAINEVADTLVRERVQTIPGVASVRIFGEQRWAMRLRLDPVAMAGHGVVPADIRDAFARESVDLPAGRTEGTQTELGLRAAQLLSTPEEFGRLVLREQNGRQIVLGDIGRAELGAQNPRTGLRELGTPMVGVAIVPQPNSNAIAIADELYQRLDTIREAVPPGIEVDIGYDFTTYVRKSVREVQETLLTAFGLVALVILLFLRDWRATLIPVLAIPISIVPTFFVMYALGFTINILSLVALVLAIGVVCDDAIVVLENVYSRIERGAAPEQAALEGAREVYFAVLATTVALVAVFVPIVFVGGLTGRLLREFGIVVAAAVVISAFVALSLSPMMCHRLLRSPRADARPGLLHRVMEPLLSMATRSYAWTLAGFLRVRVVAPTLLVVFGAATIALWQALPQELAPLEDRSNIRVTTLAPEGANFAYNAAALDRLATTLVDQVPEIRRTFSIVGRQGAAANVGLQNIYLVEPEERSRSQAEIFADVARIGGDADELRVLPSQPPTIGARFSGLQLQYALQAPTPEELLEVLPQVLERAAARPELRFVDADLKLARPELRIEVDRARAADLGVAVRDVADALQLAFGERRIGYFLQRGRQYDVISELDRSAADEPSDVDDLHVRTASGELVPLSAVTRRAEGIAPSAVYRFDRSVSATLSAGLAPGYTLGDGIHALDEVTAELLPSGFRTALVGEARDFSDSASSLLFTFGLAVLLAYLVLAAQFDSFIDPLIVMMTVPLSLVGGLGALAVSGGSINVFSQIGLIMLVGLVTKNGILIVEFANHHKARGLAPELAVREAAAARFRPVLMTALSTVLGVAPIALTLGASTGSRQSLGIAVIGGMAVGTFLTLYVVPAMYSLFSRPRRPAAIVDAGASADSLTDRP from the coding sequence GTGACGCTGTCCGAGCTCGGCGTGCGCCGGCCGGTGCTCGCGGTCGTCACCGCGATCGCGCTGCTGGTGTTCGGCGCGGTCGCGCTGGCGCTGCTGGGCGTGCGCGAGTACCCGGCGGTCGATCCACCCGTCGTCACGGTGCGCACGACCTACGCCGGCGCCGCGGCCCAGACCGTCGACACCACCATCACCGAGCCCATCGAGCAGGCCTTGGGCGGTGTGGCTGGCATCCGCACCATCTCGAGCTCCTCGCGCGACGGCATCAGCGACATCCGCGTGGAGTTCGAGCTCGACTACGACATCGCCGAGGGCGCCAACGACGTGCGCGACAAGGTCGGGCTCGCACGGCGCAACCTCCCGCCCGACGTCGACCCACCGGTGGTCGAGAAGGCCGATGCCGACGCCTCGCCGATCATCTTCATCACGCTGTCGAGCGAGAGCGCGTCGATCCTCGCGATCAACGAGGTCGCCGACACGCTGGTGCGCGAGCGCGTGCAGACCATCCCCGGCGTGGCCAGCGTGCGGATCTTCGGCGAGCAGCGATGGGCGATGCGCCTGCGCCTCGACCCAGTCGCGATGGCCGGCCATGGGGTCGTACCCGCCGACATCCGCGACGCCTTCGCGCGCGAGAGCGTCGACCTACCGGCCGGACGCACCGAGGGCACCCAGACCGAGCTGGGCCTGCGTGCCGCGCAGCTGCTGTCGACGCCCGAGGAATTCGGGCGGCTGGTGCTGCGCGAGCAGAACGGGCGGCAGATCGTGCTGGGCGACATCGGGCGCGCCGAGCTCGGCGCCCAGAACCCGCGCACCGGCCTGCGCGAGCTCGGCACGCCGATGGTGGGCGTCGCGATCGTGCCGCAGCCCAACAGCAACGCCATCGCGATCGCCGACGAGCTCTACCAGCGACTCGACACCATCCGCGAGGCGGTGCCGCCGGGCATCGAGGTCGACATCGGCTACGACTTCACGACCTACGTGCGCAAGTCGGTGCGCGAGGTGCAAGAGACCCTGCTGACCGCGTTCGGCCTGGTCGCGCTGGTGATCCTGTTGTTCCTGCGTGACTGGCGGGCGACGCTGATCCCGGTGCTGGCGATCCCGATCAGCATCGTGCCGACGTTCTTCGTGATGTACGCGCTCGGCTTCACGATCAACATCCTCTCGCTGGTGGCGCTGGTGCTGGCGATCGGCGTGGTCTGCGACGATGCGATCGTCGTGCTCGAGAACGTCTACAGCCGCATCGAGCGCGGCGCGGCACCCGAGCAGGCGGCGCTCGAGGGCGCCCGCGAGGTCTACTTCGCCGTGCTCGCGACCACCGTCGCGCTGGTCGCAGTGTTCGTGCCGATCGTGTTCGTCGGCGGCCTCACCGGACGGCTGCTGCGCGAGTTCGGCATCGTGGTGGCGGCGGCGGTGGTCATCAGCGCCTTCGTGGCGCTGTCGCTGTCGCCGATGATGTGCCATCGCCTGCTCCGCAGCCCCCGCGCCGACGCGCGCCCGGGCCTGCTCCACCGCGTGATGGAGCCGTTGCTGTCGATGGCGACCCGCAGCTACGCGTGGACCCTGGCGGGCTTCTTGCGCGTGCGGGTGGTGGCGCCGACGCTGCTGGTGGTCTTCGGCGCCGCCACCATCGCGCTGTGGCAGGCACTGCCGCAGGAGCTCGCTCCGCTCGAGGACCGCTCGAACATCCGCGTGACGACGCTCGCCCCCGAGGGCGCCAACTTCGCCTACAACGCGGCCGCGCTCGACCGCCTCGCGACCACGTTGGTCGACCAAGTGCCGGAGATCCGTCGCACCTTCAGCATCGTCGGCCGGCAGGGCGCGGCCGCCAACGTCGGCCTGCAGAACATCTACCTGGTCGAGCCCGAGGAGCGCAGCCGCAGCCAGGCCGAGATCTTCGCCGACGTCGCGCGCATCGGCGGCGACGCCGACGAGCTCCGCGTCTTGCCGTCGCAGCCGCCGACCATCGGCGCGCGCTTCTCCGGCCTCCAGCTGCAGTACGCGCTGCAGGCCCCGACCCCCGAGGAGCTGCTCGAGGTGTTGCCGCAGGTGCTGGAGCGCGCGGCGGCGCGCCCCGAGCTGCGCTTCGTCGACGCCGATCTCAAGCTCGCGCGGCCCGAGCTGCGCATCGAGGTCGATCGCGCCCGCGCGGCCGACCTCGGCGTCGCGGTGCGCGACGTCGCCGACGCGCTGCAGCTGGCGTTCGGCGAGCGCCGCATCGGCTACTTCCTGCAGCGCGGCCGCCAGTACGACGTCATCAGCGAGCTCGATCGCAGCGCCGCCGACGAGCCCAGCGACGTCGACGACCTCCACGTGCGCACCGCCTCGGGCGAGCTGGTGCCGCTGTCGGCGGTGACCCGCCGCGCCGAGGGCATCGCGCCGTCGGCGGTCTACCGCTTCGACCGCTCGGTGTCGGCGACGCTCTCGGCCGGGCTCGCGCCCGGCTACACCCTCGGCGACGGCATCCACGCGCTCGACGAGGTCACCGCCGAGCTGCTGCCGAGCGGCTTCCGCACCGCACTGGTCGGCGAGGCGCGCGACTTTTCGGACAGCGCCAGCAGCCTGCTGTTCACCTTCGGGCTCGCGGTGCTGCTGGCCTACCTGGTGCTCGCGGCACAGTTCGACAGCTTCATCGATCCGCTGATCGTGATGATGACGGTGCCGCTGTCGCTGGTCGGCGGGCTCGGGGCGCTGGCGGTCTCGGGCGGGTCGATCAACGTGTTCAGCCAGATCGGCCTCATCATGCTGGTCGGCCTGGTCACCAAGAACGGCATCCTCATCGTGGAGTTCGCCAACCACCACAAGGCTCGCGGGCTCGCGCCGGAGCTCGCGGTGCGCGAGGCCGCCGCAGCTCGCTTCCGCCCGGTGTTGATGACGGCGCTGTCGACCGTGCTCGGCGTGGCCCCCATCGCGCTCACGCTGGGGGCCTCGACCGGCAGCCGCCAATCGCTCGGCATCGCCGTCATCGGCGGCATGGCGGTGGGCACCTTCTTGACGCTCTACGTGGTGCCCGCGATGTACTCGCTGTTCTCGCGGCCGCGGCGCCCGGCGGCCATCGTGGACGCGGGCGCCAGCGCCGATTCGCTCACGGACAGACCGTGA
- a CDS encoding serine/threonine protein kinase — protein MSDAATEPERDATDLAAGTLITFSKRFQIVGPLGEGGMGKVFKAFDPLMNRYVALKVMKADVPETEQRRFRLEARLGGSFTHNNLVRVLDVGTTREHGLFWFAMEFLEGRDISDAVTGGRTVPMHVLCEIFRQVLDALRYVHLRGVVHRDIKPANIFVCRDAFDPELRTVKLLDFGVARDLGDARPEDPTLVLGDPRYMAPEQTRPAQPIDARADLYALGMTFYEAVTGRHPFEDAFDEHPRELFRCHRERRPAPPSTYLPAETSAELAEAIDGFFDAACGKLPDERFADARVMRRAMGELMRFDNRRAS, from the coding sequence ATGAGCGACGCAGCCACGGAGCCCGAGCGCGACGCCACCGATCTCGCGGCTGGCACGCTCATCACGTTCTCGAAGCGGTTCCAGATCGTGGGGCCGCTGGGCGAGGGCGGCATGGGCAAGGTCTTCAAGGCCTTCGACCCGCTGATGAACCGCTACGTGGCACTCAAGGTCATGAAGGCCGACGTGCCCGAGACCGAGCAGCGGCGCTTCCGGCTCGAGGCCCGCTTGGGCGGCAGCTTCACCCACAACAACCTCGTGCGGGTGCTCGACGTCGGCACCACCCGCGAGCACGGGCTGTTCTGGTTCGCGATGGAGTTCCTCGAGGGCCGCGACATCAGCGACGCCGTCACGGGCGGCCGCACGGTGCCGATGCACGTGCTGTGCGAGATCTTCCGGCAGGTGCTCGACGCGCTGCGCTACGTCCACCTGCGCGGCGTCGTGCACCGCGACATCAAGCCCGCGAACATCTTCGTGTGCCGCGACGCCTTCGACCCCGAGCTGCGCACGGTGAAGCTGCTGGACTTCGGCGTGGCGCGGGATCTCGGCGACGCGCGCCCCGAAGACCCCACCCTGGTGCTCGGTGATCCGCGCTACATGGCACCCGAGCAGACCCGGCCCGCGCAGCCGATCGACGCGCGCGCCGATCTGTACGCCCTGGGCATGACCTTCTACGAAGCCGTCACCGGCCGGCACCCGTTCGAGGACGCCTTCGACGAGCACCCGCGCGAGCTGTTCCGCTGCCACCGCGAGCGACGTCCCGCGCCGCCCAGCACGTACCTGCCCGCGGAGACCAGCGCGGAGCTGGCCGAGGCAATCGACGGCTTCTTCGACGCAGCGTGCGGCAAGCTTCCCGACGAGCGCTTCGCCGATGCCCGCGTCATGCGTCGGGCGATGGGCGAGCTGATGCGCTTCGACAATCGTCGCGCCAGCTGA
- a CDS encoding histidine kinase, producing MTLRLSLRAWLLLSYVAVFCLPWLALVGSGALDHDLRRQTREHLIAQGHLWALRVEAGLAQHGGVQGDAMREVAVGLRDDLATARTRTLCATQIVDATGVVLASTGGTTGHSLADDPEVERALAGELGLVERERSRVRSRNPAALDGPSRFASVRSFVAVPIQQGGRVVGAVVMSRTPREELQAFAQMGPRLLVALAVAAALTVALAWTSGWLGSRSLANLSEAARRIAAGARDAGGLGPLGESHVREVGALADAVRGMHGQLQARLDYIDEFAGNVAHEFRTPIATLRGTLELLHDDPEMPAAQRERFFANADAELTRLATLVDGLLALARAERLGDPAAIDPAALLHGVVARRSDAVALHDARSDEAQRARIVGSARQLESALDNLIDNALRHGGDTVAIAIELGADDRHIRIAVVDDGRGIDPADLPRVFERFFTTARAGGTGLGLALVAAIVRAHGGEIAVDSRPGRTAFTISLPRADTP from the coding sequence ATGACGCTGCGGCTGTCGCTGCGCGCGTGGCTGCTGCTCTCGTACGTCGCGGTGTTCTGCCTGCCGTGGCTGGCGCTGGTCGGCAGCGGCGCACTCGACCACGATCTGCGTCGACAGACCCGCGAGCACCTGATCGCGCAGGGGCACCTGTGGGCGCTGCGGGTCGAGGCCGGGCTCGCCCAACACGGGGGCGTGCAAGGCGACGCAATGCGCGAGGTCGCCGTGGGTCTGCGCGACGACCTCGCGACCGCGCGCACCCGGACGCTGTGCGCCACGCAGATCGTCGATGCCACCGGCGTGGTGCTGGCGAGCACCGGCGGCACCACCGGTCACAGCCTCGCCGACGACCCCGAGGTCGAGCGTGCGCTCGCCGGCGAGCTCGGCCTGGTGGAGCGCGAGCGCTCGCGGGTTCGCAGCCGCAATCCTGCGGCGCTCGACGGACCCAGCCGCTTCGCGTCGGTGCGTTCGTTCGTGGCGGTGCCGATCCAGCAGGGCGGGCGCGTCGTCGGGGCCGTGGTCATGAGCCGCACGCCGCGAGAGGAGCTGCAGGCGTTCGCGCAGATGGGCCCGCGCCTGCTGGTCGCGCTCGCCGTCGCGGCCGCGCTCACCGTCGCGTTGGCGTGGACCAGCGGCTGGCTCGGCAGCCGCTCGCTGGCCAACCTCTCCGAGGCCGCGCGACGCATCGCTGCCGGCGCGCGTGATGCCGGCGGCCTGGGCCCACTCGGCGAGTCGCACGTGCGCGAGGTCGGTGCGCTGGCCGACGCCGTGCGAGGCATGCACGGCCAGCTGCAGGCGCGGCTCGACTACATCGACGAGTTCGCCGGCAACGTCGCGCACGAGTTCCGCACCCCGATCGCGACCCTGCGCGGCACGCTCGAGCTGCTGCACGACGATCCCGAGATGCCCGCGGCGCAGCGCGAGCGCTTCTTCGCCAACGCCGACGCCGAGCTGACCCGACTGGCCACGCTGGTCGACGGCCTGCTCGCGCTGGCGCGGGCCGAGCGACTCGGCGATCCTGCGGCCATCGATCCCGCGGCGCTGCTGCACGGGGTCGTTGCCCGCCGGAGCGACGCCGTTGCACTGCACGACGCCCGCAGCGACGAGGCCCAGCGGGCCCGCATCGTCGGCAGCGCGCGGCAGCTCGAGAGCGCGCTCGACAACCTCATCGACAACGCGCTGCGCCACGGCGGCGACACGGTCGCGATCGCCATCGAGCTCGGCGCCGACGACCGCCACATCCGCATTGCGGTGGTCGACGACGGTCGCGGCATCGATCCCGCCGACCTCCCCCGCGTGTTCGAGCGCTTCTTCACCACCGCCCGCGCCGGCGGTACCGGGCTCGGGCTCGCGCTGGTGGCCGCGATCGTGCGCGCCCACGGCGGTGAGATCGCGGTCGACAGCCGTCCGGGCCGCACCGCGTTCACGATCTCGCTGCCCCGCGCCGACACGCCGTGA
- a CDS encoding efflux RND transporter periplasmic adaptor subunit, with amino-acid sequence MADGSHSPAPQARPARWLALAMALASLGAAAWWWRSRDAAEQPTPAARGAATPASRDALAVRVAIVSDEPWAPTLVVPGTLVPNESVELVSELTRKLVKIHVEEGAVVEKNDVLFELDDDDLLARRARLRAQRGLAKRTVARDDELVATGIAAIESLDQSRTNLDDAQAQLVELEVMLSKTRIRAPFAGTLGIRHVSEGAWVGPAVPLASLYDTRRLKLDFRVPERFADAVTPGAPLSITVAGIGAAVVGRVTVVEPQLESQTRSVIVRGVIDEPGELRPGQFATVTLTAAPTTTRFVPSIAVLPSERGHQVFVERDGVAKAIEVELGHRTPDRVEVLTGVAAGDRVIVTNLLRVRENMAVTATPWTSPAPAATAHAAPPSATPGAAAP; translated from the coding sequence GTGGCCGACGGCTCCCACAGTCCTGCGCCGCAGGCTCGTCCGGCGCGCTGGCTCGCGCTGGCGATGGCGCTCGCCAGCCTCGGCGCGGCGGCATGGTGGTGGCGCAGCCGCGACGCCGCCGAGCAGCCCACGCCCGCGGCCCGGGGCGCTGCGACGCCGGCCAGCCGTGACGCGCTCGCGGTGCGGGTCGCGATCGTGTCCGACGAACCGTGGGCGCCGACCCTGGTGGTGCCCGGCACGCTGGTGCCCAACGAGTCGGTGGAGCTGGTCAGCGAGCTGACCCGCAAGCTGGTGAAGATCCACGTCGAGGAGGGCGCGGTCGTCGAGAAGAACGACGTGCTCTTCGAGCTCGACGACGACGACCTGCTGGCCCGCCGCGCGCGCCTGCGAGCACAGCGGGGCCTGGCCAAGCGCACGGTGGCGCGCGACGACGAGCTGGTCGCGACCGGCATCGCGGCGATCGAGAGCCTCGATCAGTCGCGCACCAACCTCGACGACGCCCAGGCGCAGCTGGTGGAGCTCGAGGTGATGCTGTCGAAGACCCGCATCCGCGCGCCGTTCGCGGGCACGCTGGGCATCCGGCACGTCAGCGAGGGCGCGTGGGTCGGGCCGGCGGTACCGCTGGCTTCGCTCTACGACACCCGTCGTCTCAAGCTCGACTTTCGCGTGCCCGAGCGCTTCGCCGACGCGGTCACCCCGGGCGCGCCGCTGTCGATCACGGTCGCGGGCATCGGCGCCGCCGTCGTTGGTCGCGTCACCGTCGTCGAGCCCCAGCTCGAGAGCCAGACCCGCAGCGTGATCGTGCGTGGGGTGATCGACGAGCCCGGCGAGCTGCGCCCAGGGCAGTTCGCGACCGTCACCCTCACCGCCGCGCCGACCACGACGCGGTTCGTGCCCTCGATCGCGGTGCTGCCGTCGGAACGCGGCCACCAGGTGTTCGTCGAGCGCGACGGCGTCGCCAAGGCGATCGAGGTCGAGCTCGGTCACCGCACCCCCGACCGTGTCGAGGTGCTGACGGGCGTGGCTGCGGGCGACCGCGTCATCGTCACCAACCTGCTGCGTGTGCGCGAGAACATGGCCGTCACCGCGACGCCGTGGACCTCGCCGGCCCCGGCCGCGACGGCGCACGCGGCCCCGCCGTCGGCGACGCCGGGAGCCGCGGCGCCGTGA
- a CDS encoding response regulator transcription factor, whose amino-acid sequence MSTSPRILLVDDDDHLREVVRYALSREGFVVVEASDGEAAKRLFEQDEPDLLVLDVAMPKLDGFSLCRELRKHSEVPVLFLSARDDEIDRVLGLDLGGDDYVTKPFSPRELVSRVKALLRRTRPVATPAMLQWGPLQVRLDEHRVFVGEVELTLTATELRLLGALLARPRRAITREELAEAAYPDARAVSERTIDSHIRRVRAKLKPFDLDPFETVHGVGFRLGPPP is encoded by the coding sequence ATGAGCACGAGCCCCCGGATCCTCCTGGTCGACGACGACGACCACCTGCGCGAGGTCGTGCGCTACGCGCTCTCTCGCGAGGGCTTCGTCGTCGTCGAGGCCAGCGACGGCGAGGCCGCCAAGCGCCTGTTCGAGCAGGACGAGCCCGACCTGCTGGTGCTCGACGTCGCGATGCCGAAGCTCGACGGCTTCTCGCTGTGCCGTGAGCTGCGCAAGCACAGCGAGGTGCCGGTGCTGTTCCTGTCGGCCCGCGACGACGAGATCGATCGCGTGCTCGGGCTCGATCTGGGCGGCGACGACTACGTGACCAAGCCGTTCTCGCCGCGCGAGCTGGTCAGTCGCGTCAAGGCGCTGCTGCGTCGCACGCGACCGGTCGCGACCCCAGCGATGCTGCAGTGGGGCCCGCTGCAGGTGCGGTTGGACGAGCACCGCGTGTTCGTCGGTGAGGTCGAGCTCACGCTCACCGCCACCGAGCTGCGTCTGCTGGGCGCGTTGCTGGCACGACCGCGGCGCGCCATCACCCGCGAGGAGCTCGCCGAGGCCGCCTACCCCGACGCGCGGGCGGTCAGCGAGCGCACCATCGACTCGCACATCCGCCGCGTGCGGGCCAAGCTCAAGCCGTTCGATCTCGATCCATTCGAGACCGTGCACGGCGTGGGTTTCCGCCTGGGGCCGCCCCCATGA